ATTGGCTTGATAGTGAAGAATCAATAAATCATAGAAAGTCATATATGTTAGATACTAATGCAAATATAATTGGAGAAAATATCCGCACGAAAGCTCCAAGTGCCGAATTAGGTCCTGATCAATTAGATACTGATTCTCTCCCGCCTTATTCTATTTTAGATAATATTCTTAAAGGAATTATTGAAGAGAAAAAAGATTTAATACAGCTAGAAGAAGATGGTTATAAAAAAGATTTAATTTTAAAAATTATCTCACTCATTAAAAAAGCGGAATTCAAAAGAAAGCAGGCTCCTCCAATCCTAAAACTGAGTAGCCAATCATTAGGAAGTGACTGGAGAGTTCCCATAGCAATATCTTATTAATCACCATAAAAACACTGTTGGATTTTTTTTAAAGGCCGTTTAACTGAATCAAGATTGATACCTTTTTTGATAGCAAGAATTATGCCTGCAGCTTCTAGATAATTATCCACTTCAAAAAGATTGGGATAATCATAAAACTCATTTGTCACTTTTAATGTATTTTGATTTTTTACAGAGATTATATTTAAATTTTTTTCAATACCTGCTAATACTGCTTCTCCACCTAGTGCCCCATTAGGAACAACAATAGATTCAATCTGATCAGGGTGTAGTGAGATTAATTCATGTTTAGCAGGCAACTCTACAATATCGGGCGCATTGCTCAAACCAATCAATACAGATGGTAAAAAGGTATATCCAATTTCTTCTGCAGCAGCGCGAGGATCTAAATTTTCATTCAACTCAATTGGATCTAATGCTGGTGCGTGAGCACAGGGGACTTTTAAGAATTTGCTAATCAGATGACTTATAACCGCTTCAACTCCAGAAATAGGGTCAACCCCTTTTCCTTCTCGATAAATATTTGTTTCTAGAGAATCTGAATCATCTGGAAATTTTGCCACAATTGCTATGGCCGTAACTCCTTTTTCTATTAAACATTTTCCAGCATCAATTAGAATATCAGGATTTTCAATTGTGCCACCACTCATTTTTGACGAATCAGAATCAAGTACTACATTTAATGGCTTTGTTGTAACCACATAAGAATGAACATTAATCCCTAAAGTAGAAACACATGCATCAGCAACTTGTAAATGTCTCACTAATATTTCACTTTTAATGGCTGAATCAAAAATTATCCCAATTTTCTGTTGCTTTACCCTTTTTAGAGCGATTTCTCCTTTAGCAAGTCGGTCTAAACTATAACCCTCAACATAAAAAATATTTTTATCTTTTTCAGAAAGAGAACCACCATTCATAACATTTGGATGAGTAATTAAACATCCACTTGCTGATGCTAATAATTTAGCGGTAGGAAGTGCATCCCCAGCAAAACCTCCTACTTCACAACCAATACCAGTTGGGACAATGAATATTGTTGGTGAAATTTCCATAAATAAAAATATTTCAATCTATATTCTTTAATTAGCTAAGACCGCTTTAATTGTAATTTTTTTTGTGCCAAATGAGTCAATAGAATTTTGAATATCAACAATTGACCATCGAATTACATCACCTTTTCTTTCTAAATTTACAATGATAAATTCCCTTAAATTGATTAATTTAATTGAGTCTGGCCAATCTAAATAAAAATCAACTGAACTTAATTTCATTTTTGATATTTACCAAATTGATCATTATATAAATCATCTTCAACTTCTTTACCAATAACGATATTCAAATCTGACTTAGGATATGCCACACACAAAAGTGCAAAGCCCTTTTCCCTCAAATCATCATTTAATCCCATAGCATCTTCTTGATCTACAGATCCTTCCAATATCATAGATGCACAATCTGTACAAACTCCTGAACAACAACTACTTGGTAAATCTATTCCATTCATTTTTGCCGCTGAAATAATATCTTGATCCTCAGAACATAAAAAACTAAAAGTCTTTTTCTCAAATTGAACTTTGATATTGTATTCAGGCATATCCTAAATCTTATTGCTAAACTGCTGAACCTCCTACAACTTCTAATATTTCTTGTGTAATAGCTGCTTGTCTAGCTTTGTTATAGGTTAGATTCAAAGTACTTGCTAATTCTTTAGCATTATCACTTGCATTATTCATAGCAGTCATCCTGCAAGCGAGTTCTGAAGCTGCCGACTCTTGAAGAGCTCTTAGTACCTGATTCTGTAAATATAATGGTAATAACGAATCTAATAATTGATCAGGACTTTGTTCAAAAACAATATCTGATGGTAACTTCTCTGAATCACTTTTTTTAATATTTGATTTTTCAACTAGTAATTTACTATCTTTTGTAGTCAACCTAAAAATTTCGTCATTTTCATCTGCAATACCTTGAGGGTCCAGTGGCAGTAGTGTTTGAACAACAGGGGCGCAGCTAACTAGAGTGATGAATTTCGTGTAAATAATTTCCACCCTATCAGAATTTTCTGAAAGAAATTCAGCTAATACTTCACTAGTTATCCCCTCAGAATCTGTCGCAGTTGGTACCTGTTCCAGCTCTTTAAATGTGCTTTTAATTGTGTATCTATCTTTCCTATTTTGGAAATAACCTATTGCCTTTTTACCAACTAAGATCAAATTTGGTTCATAACCTTGTTTAATCAACTCTGCATACCTAATTTCCACCTTCTTGATTATGTTGGTATTGTATCCTCCACATAATCCTCTATCAGCAGTTATGCATACCAAAGAAATTGTTTTTACATCTCTTTTTGATAGAAGAGGAGAATCTACAGCTTCAAACTGAACTCTAGATTGAATATTTTCTAAAACCCGAGCAAGTTTATCTGCAAAAGGCCTACTCTTAAGAACTTGATCTTGTGCCCTCCTAACTTTTGCAGCTGCGACTAATCTCATAGCTTCTGTTATTTTTCGTGTATTTTTAACAGAAACTATTCGATCTCTAATTTCTTTAAGATTTGCCATGGTATTCCCTTAAATAAATTTAAACTGTGGAAAGCATTGAAGATTTAACTTCATTAATCACCTCTTTGAGTGTTGCTTCTAAGCCATCATTCAATTTCTTCTCTTTAAGAATCTCCTCAATAAATTCTGCTTTGTTTAACTTAAGATATTCTCTTAGTTCAGCAGCAAATTTAGTTACATCTTCCACTGGAACTTCATCAATAAGACCCTTAACACCTGCATAAACAACAGCAACTTGTTCAGCAAGATTTAACGGTGAGAATTGTGCTTGTTTTAGTAACTCTCTTAATCTTTTCCCTCTTTCAAGTTGTTGTTGAGTAGCCTCATCAAGATCAGAAGCGAATTGAGAGAATGCTGCTAATTCATCAAATTGAGCTAATTCTAATTTAAGAGTTCCAGCAATTTTCTTAATTGCCTTTGTTTGAGCAGCTCCTCCAACACGGCTAACAGAAATACCAACATTAATAGCTGGTCTTAATCCTGAGTTAAATAAATCTGCACTCAAGAATATTTGTCCATCTGTAATTGAAATAACATTAGTGGGGATATAAGCAGAAACGTCACCTGCCTGAGTTTCAATGATTGGAAGAGCTGTCATTGAACCTCCGCCCATATCATCAGATAATTTTGCTGCCCTTTCAAGTAATCTGCTATGACAATAAAAAACATCTCCAGGATAAGCTTCTCTTCCTGGTGGTCTTCTCAAAAGGAGAGACATTTGTCTATAAGCCTGAGCTTGTTTTGTTAAATCATCATAAATAACTAGTGTTGCTTTGCCTTGGTACATAAAGTGCTCAGCAATTGCAGCACCAGTATAAGGTGCTAAGTATTGTAGGGCTGCGGCTTCAGAGGCACCTGCACTAACAACAATAGTGTAATCAAGAGCTCCTTTTTCTCTTAAAACCTCAACCACATTTGCTACAGATGCTGACTTTTGACCAATAGCCACATAAACACAAACTACGTCTTGACCTTTTTGGTTGATTATTGTATCAATAGCAATAGCAGATTTTCCAGTTTGTCTATCACCAATAATTAATTCTCTTTGACCTCTTCCCACAGGAATCATTGCATCAATAGATGTGATACCTGTTTGCATTGGTTCATGTACTGATCTTCTCTTGATTATTCCAGGAGCCATTTCTTCGATCAATCTAGTATCACTAGTCGGAATTTCCCCTTTCCCATCTATTGGTTGACCTAAAGGGTTAACAACTCTCCCCTGCATTGCCTCGCCAACTGGGACAGATGCGATTTTACCTGTTGACTTAACGTTACTTCCTTCTTGGACGCCAAGTGCCTCACCCATTAAAACAGCACCAACATTATCATCTTCAAGGTTCAATGCTATACCTTCGGTACCATCCTCAAATTCCAATAATTCACCAGCCATGACCTGATCCAAGCCATATATTCTTGCAATGCCATCACCGATTTGCAGAACAGTTCCTACATTGCTAACACTTACAGATTGGTCATAATCAGTTATTTGTTGTTTTAAGATTGAACTGATTTCATCAGGGCGTATAGATACCATGGATTTAAGAATTTAAGGTTGATTTAAAAGTTACTTGGAAAGTGACAAACCAAGTTTTCTAATTTGAGAAGCAAGGGAAGCATCAATTACTTTTGATCCTACACTGGCGACGAAACCACCAATAAGAGATGGGTCAATTTTAGTTACAAGTTCTAATTTTTCAGTTCCTGCTATATTGATGATCTTTTGGGTAATTAAACCTTTCTGTTCATCAGTAAGCTCGACTGCTGAAGTAACAGTTGCCAAAGCAATATTACTATTTTCTCGATAAATCTCTAAAAACCTTTCAAGAATAGAAGTAAGAATTCCAATTCTTTGCCTATCGGCCAATAATTTCAAGAAATTCAGTAAAGAAGAATTTACCTTATTTGAAAAAATTTCAATAATGATTTTCTTCTTAGCATCTGTCTCTAAAACAGGAGAGGAAAGTGCCTTCTCCAATTCAGGGGAATCATTTAATAATTCTAAAAGTTGTTTAACCTCAGAAACAATCTCTTCAGTTTGCGAATTTTCATTCACAACTTGAAGTAATGCCTCGGCATATGGTGTAGTAACTGAATTTAAAAGTGGCATTAGTTCACCTCAATATTGTTAATTGATTGAGTGACCAAATTTTCTTGTGTTGTTTTATCAAGTCGATTTGGTAGGGAATCTAAAGCTTTTTTAATTGCTAATTCAACAGCTTCTTTTCGAAGTTGAGAAATTGCTCTGGATGCTTCAGAGCTCTCATCAGAAATTGCACTTTGTTTAATTCGTGCCATCTCTTCGATTGCTTTTTTCTCACTTTCCATTCTGATTGATTCAGATCTTTTGAGAGAATCTGCTTTTATTTGAGAAGCTTTTTCTTCTGCTAAAGATAAGTCTTTCTTTGCCTTCTCTAAAGCTTGTGTTGCATTAAGAAGTCGATCTTCGGCATCTTTTAATTCAAGAAGAATTCCTTCTCTTCTTTTTTGAAGCATTTTACCTAGGAAACCAGGCAAAAATTTATAAAGGCCAAAAACCACTACAGCCCAATTAAGGATATTTGTTTCGAATAAATCGAAATTTAATCCAAAACCTTCTGTAGCTAAGAGAGTTAAATTCATTTTTCTAGAATCAGTCTATTAACAATAAGTTCGCTTAAATCATCAGCCTGTTTAGAAAGTTGATCACGAGCAGCAGATGTCTGACTTTCAATTTCTAGTCTTGCTTTTTCTTTTGAAGCATTTGCTTCATTGTTGGCAAGTTCTAGTGCTTCTTTATAAAGCTTGTCAGACTCATTCTCCGCTTCGCCCACAATTCTTTGAGCTTCTGAACGAGCACTTTGAAGCTGAGTTAATAAATCAGCTTCTAATTTTTTAACCTCAGAAAGTTTATTTTTGGCCTCAATAATATTATTACTTACAAACTTTTCTCTTTTTTCTACAACATTGCCTACAGGCTTAAAAAAGAGAGAATTTAATATGTAAGTAAGCGCAACTACTTGTATCGCCATTAGAGGCAAAGTGGCATTTATATCAAATAATCCACCTTCCGTAGTACCAAAAAAATTAAAGGCCAACATATGATTAAGTTGAAGTTAAAAAATTAAATTTAAATATTGCTAATAAGGATTAGAAGCAATATTAACTTTTAGGAAAAAGGATTCGCAAAAAGTAGTACCAAAGCCACAACTAATCCGTAAATTGTTAATGACTCCATGAAAGCGAAAGATAAAAGAAGAGTTCCTCTGATTTTACCTTCAGCTTCTGGTTGACGGGCAATACCCTCAACAGCACCTTGAGCTGCGTTACCTTGTCCAAGACCTGGGCCAATAGCACCTAGACCAACTGCTAAGCCAGCAGCTACAACTGATGCAGCGGAAGTAATCGAATCCATAATTTTGAAATAAAGAGCTTAATACTTGTGATAATCTTTGTTGTCATACACGCTTGGACATCCTTTATTTTAAGAATGGGTCTGATATTTTCAGACCTACGCGATTAGATATTTTGCCAGATTACAGACCCTTTGTAAAAGCGTCTGAATGTATAAGAAGAAAGCTAATGATGTTCTTCAACAGC
Above is a window of Prochlorococcus marinus XMU1406 DNA encoding:
- a CDS encoding DUF3326 domain-containing protein, which codes for MEISPTIFIVPTGIGCEVGGFAGDALPTAKLLASASGCLITHPNVMNGGSLSEKDKNIFYVEGYSLDRLAKGEIALKRVKQQKIGIIFDSAIKSEILVRHLQVADACVSTLGINVHSYVVTTKPLNVVLDSDSSKMSGGTIENPDILIDAGKCLIEKGVTAIAIVAKFPDDSDSLETNIYREGKGVDPISGVEAVISHLISKFLKVPCAHAPALDPIELNENLDPRAAAEEIGYTFLPSVLIGLSNAPDIVELPAKHELISLHPDQIESIVVPNGALGGEAVLAGIEKNLNIISVKNQNTLKVTNEFYDYPNLFEVDNYLEAAGIILAIKKGINLDSVKRPLKKIQQCFYGD
- a CDS encoding 2Fe-2S iron-sulfur cluster-binding protein, producing MPEYNIKVQFEKKTFSFLCSEDQDIISAAKMNGIDLPSSCCSGVCTDCASMILEGSVDQEDAMGLNDDLREKGFALLCVAYPKSDLNIVIGKEVEDDLYNDQFGKYQK
- a CDS encoding F0F1 ATP synthase subunit gamma, which codes for MANLKEIRDRIVSVKNTRKITEAMRLVAAAKVRRAQDQVLKSRPFADKLARVLENIQSRVQFEAVDSPLLSKRDVKTISLVCITADRGLCGGYNTNIIKKVEIRYAELIKQGYEPNLILVGKKAIGYFQNRKDRYTIKSTFKELEQVPTATDSEGITSEVLAEFLSENSDRVEIIYTKFITLVSCAPVVQTLLPLDPQGIADENDEIFRLTTKDSKLLVEKSNIKKSDSEKLPSDIVFEQSPDQLLDSLLPLYLQNQVLRALQESAASELACRMTAMNNASDNAKELASTLNLTYNKARQAAITQEILEVVGGSAV
- the atpA gene encoding F0F1 ATP synthase subunit alpha — encoded protein: MVSIRPDEISSILKQQITDYDQSVSVSNVGTVLQIGDGIARIYGLDQVMAGELLEFEDGTEGIALNLEDDNVGAVLMGEALGVQEGSNVKSTGKIASVPVGEAMQGRVVNPLGQPIDGKGEIPTSDTRLIEEMAPGIIKRRSVHEPMQTGITSIDAMIPVGRGQRELIIGDRQTGKSAIAIDTIINQKGQDVVCVYVAIGQKSASVANVVEVLREKGALDYTIVVSAGASEAAALQYLAPYTGAAIAEHFMYQGKATLVIYDDLTKQAQAYRQMSLLLRRPPGREAYPGDVFYCHSRLLERAAKLSDDMGGGSMTALPIIETQAGDVSAYIPTNVISITDGQIFLSADLFNSGLRPAINVGISVSRVGGAAQTKAIKKIAGTLKLELAQFDELAAFSQFASDLDEATQQQLERGKRLRELLKQAQFSPLNLAEQVAVVYAGVKGLIDEVPVEDVTKFAAELREYLKLNKAEFIEEILKEKKLNDGLEATLKEVINEVKSSMLSTV
- the atpH gene encoding ATP synthase F1 subunit delta, translated to MPLLNSVTTPYAEALLQVVNENSQTEEIVSEVKQLLELLNDSPELEKALSSPVLETDAKKKIIIEIFSNKVNSSLLNFLKLLADRQRIGILTSILERFLEIYRENSNIALATVTSAVELTDEQKGLITQKIINIAGTEKLELVTKIDPSLIGGFVASVGSKVIDASLASQIRKLGLSLSK
- a CDS encoding F0F1 ATP synthase subunit B, encoding MNLTLLATEGFGLNFDLFETNILNWAVVVFGLYKFLPGFLGKMLQKRREGILLELKDAEDRLLNATQALEKAKKDLSLAEEKASQIKADSLKRSESIRMESEKKAIEEMARIKQSAISDESSEASRAISQLRKEAVELAIKKALDSLPNRLDKTTQENLVTQSINNIEVN
- a CDS encoding F0F1 ATP synthase subunit B', which codes for MLAFNFFGTTEGGLFDINATLPLMAIQVVALTYILNSLFFKPVGNVVEKREKFVSNNIIEAKNKLSEVKKLEADLLTQLQSARSEAQRIVGEAENESDKLYKEALELANNEANASKEKARLEIESQTSAARDQLSKQADDLSELIVNRLILEK
- the atpE gene encoding ATP synthase F0 subunit C, producing the protein MDSITSAASVVAAGLAVGLGAIGPGLGQGNAAQGAVEGIARQPEAEGKIRGTLLLSFAFMESLTIYGLVVALVLLFANPFS